One region of Oncorhynchus nerka isolate Pitt River linkage group LG22, Oner_Uvic_2.0, whole genome shotgun sequence genomic DNA includes:
- the LOC135563899 gene encoding protocadherin gamma-A9-like, whose translation MASRDAKELFQINAETGEIRVSDKLDYEEENNYQLNVKAKDHGGLSDICKVVIEITDENDNSTTIQLMSFSNTIAENSPPGTTVAVINAEDADAGKNGAVHCSINPDIPFKMESSMTDYYSLVTDGILDRESISEYKVTINVSDDGTPILFSNKTVTVKVTDVNDNPPAFDRCVYEAFVPENNSPGVSIFIIRASDADSGQNARLSYYLENSEINGAQVSSLVSVNSENGVIHAVRSFDYEQVKEFNCNITARDGGSPPLSATVTVHISIQDQNDNAPQVLFPVQTSSSLVAEMVPRSADVGYLVTKVVAVDVDSGQNAWLSYKLQKATDRPLFEIGLQNGEIRTIRQVTDKDAVKQRVAVVVEDNGQPYRSATVNVNVAVADSFPEVLSEFSDFMHDRDYNDNLTFLSCFGLGCRVFSLHLVCSGYNIG comes from the coding sequence ATGGCCTCGAGAGATGCAAAGGAGTTGTTTCAGATAAATGCGGaaacaggagagatcagagtaTCAGACAAATTAGATTACGAAGAGGAAAACAATTATCAGTTGAATGTGAAAGCAAAAGACCACGGTGGACTTTCCGATATATGTAAAGTTGTTATTGAAATTACTGACGAGAATGATAATTCTACAACAATACAACTGATGTCTTTTTCCAATACCATAGCAGAGAATTCCCCTCCTGGAACTACAGTAGCCGTGATAAATGCAGAGGATGCAGATGCTGGAAAGAACGGCGCGGTGCACTGTTCTATAAACCCAGATATCCCTTTCAAAATGGAGTCGTCAATGACCGACTATTATAGCTTAGTAACTGATGGTATCCTCGACCGAGAATCGATTTCAGAATACAAGGTCACCATAAATGTATCAGACGACGGGACACCGATTCTCTTcagtaataaaacagtgacagtGAAAGTGACAGATGTCAATGACAACCCACCCGCCTTTGACCGCTGTGTCTATGAGGCATTTGTACCGGAGAACAATTCCCCGGGGGTCTCCATATTTATTATCAGGGCGAGTGATGCTGACTCTGGACAAAATGCGCGCTTGTCCTACTACCTGGAGAACAGTGAGATAAATGGGGCACAGGTCTCTTCACTGGTCTCGGTCAATTCAGAGAATGGGGTTATTCATGCGGTGCGCTCATTTGATTATGAACAAGTAAAAGAGTTTAATTGTAATATAACTGCGCGAGACGGAGGGTCTCCGCCCCTCAGTGCTACTGTTACTGTGCACATTTCTATCCAAGACCAGAACGATAACGCGCCTCAGGTTCTCTTCCCAGTACAGACAAGTAGCTCTCTGGTGGCTGAAATGGTGCCTCGTTCAGCAGATGTGGGCTATCTTGTCACTAAAGTGGTGGCTGTTGATGTGGACTCTGGACAGAATGCCTGGCTCTCATATAAACTGCAGAAGGCTACAGACAGGCCGCTGTTTGAAATAGGCCTACAGAATGGAGAAATAAGAACCATACGCCAGGTCACTGATAAAGATGCTGTGAAACAAAGAGTCGCTGTTGTAGTGGAGGACAACGGGCAGCCATATCGATCAGCTACAGTCAATGTGAACGTGGCGGTGGCGGACAGCTTCCCTGAAGTGCTTTCAGAATTCAGTGACTTTATGCATGACAGGGATTACAACGATAACTTGACTTTTTTATCTTGTTTTGGCCTTGGCTGTCGTGTCTTTTCTCTTCATCTCGTGTGTAGTGGTTATAATATTGGTTAA
- the LOC115105797 gene encoding protocadherin beta-16-like → MFEGKQNRTPQWQARLIIVCVLLSHMVRCQVRYSIPEEMVRGSLIGDLSKHLGLDIRRLKSGRARIVSEERDCVELNADKGILIVKQRIDREELCGHASPCSFNFEMVLENPMELFSITVEILDINDNSPAFANKEITLNISEVASPGAQFILGSAVDPDVGLNALQSYSLKPSTHFTLKEQTFADGGKYVEMVLQSPLDREEEGEMFLTLTAADGGNPRRTGTVSIKVNVLDANDNAPVFSQAVYKASVLENSPKGTLVATVIATDADVGSNGQLEYYIDQLTQQNAMVFTLNPSSGEIRVSGVLDYEKTKQFQINVIAKDIGGLSKSCKVVIEVIDVNDNPPVIALTSFSNTIPEDSPQGTTVAIVNVKDLDSGQNGNVNCSIDHSLPFKIKSSLANYYTLLTNSILDREVVSEYNVTVTAVDKGIPSLRHNKTLRIRISDVNDNVPVFDKSEYTARILENNSPGVSIGLVYAKDEDWGQNARVSYFLEESQVGGNSIASLISINSETGLIYAVRSFDYEQIKAFEFQVKAQDGGSPSLNSNVTIKLIIQDQNDNTPQVLYPVPTSSLVAEMVPRSADVGYLVTKVVAVDMDSGQNAWLSYKLQKATDRPLFEVGLQNGEIRTVRQVNDKDVVKQKLTVVVADNGQPSRSATVNVNVAVANSFPEVISEFTDFRHDTDHSDNLTFYLVLALAVVSFLFISCVLVIISVKIYRWRQSRNFHSNLPVIPYYPPSYPDAGGTGTLQQVYNYEVCMTTDTRKSDCKFARPFSQHVLIMDPGSTMTRDQVTLQPSQNEKSFLDDPDSPEQVRR, encoded by the coding sequence ATGTTTGAGGGAAAGCAAAATCGAACGCCACAATGGCAAGCACGATTGATTATTGTGTGTGTCCTCTTGTCGCATATGGTTCGATGCCAGGTGCGATATTCGATTCCAGAGGAAATGGTACGAGGGTCTTTGATTGGGGATCTCTCAAAGCATTTGGGACTAGATATCCGAAGACTAAAATCTGGCCGGGCCCGCATTGTTAGTGAGGAAAGGGATTGTGTAGAGCTGAACGCGGACAAAGGGATTCTGATCGTCAAACAGCGCatagacagagaggagctgtGTGGACACGCATCGCCCTGTAGCTTCAACTTCGAAATGGTTCTAGAAAATCCAATGGAATTATTTAGTATAACTGTGGAAATACTCGATATCAACGATAATTCACCTGCCTTTGCGAATAAGGAAATTACCCTGAATATCAGTGAAGTAGCGTCGCCTGGAGCTCAATTTATTTTAGGCAGTGCCGTGGATCCTGATGTTGGTTTAAATGCCCTGCAAAGCTACAGTCTTAAACCTTCGACTCATTTTACTTTGAAAGAACAAACGTTTGCTGATGGTGGTAAATATGTGGAGATGGTTTTGCAAAGTCCtttagatagagaggaggaaggtgaaATGTTTCTAACATTGACAGCTGCCGACGGAGGAAATCCGCGGAGAACAGGGACTGTGAGCATAAAAGTGAATGTTTTGGATGCCAATGATAATGCTCCGGTTTTTAGTCAAGCCGTATACAAAGCCTCTGTTTTGGAGAACTCCCCTAAAGGGACTTTAGTAGCAACAGTGATTGCGACCGACGCAGATGTGGGCAGTAATGGTCAGTTAGAATATTACATTGACCAGCTTACACAACAAAATGCTATGGTGTTCACACTAAATCCAAGCAGTGGAGAAATACGAGTATCAGGTGTACTTGACTATGAGAAAACTAAGCAGTTTCAAATTAATGTAATTGCCAAGGACATAGGTGGCCTCTCAAAATCTTGCAAAGTAGTAATTGAAGTGATAGATGTGAATGACAATCCCCCCGTTATAGCATTGACATCTTTTTCCAATACCATCCCCGAGGACTCTCCCCAGGGGACAACTGTCGCCATTGTTAACGTGAAAGACTTGGACTCTGGACAAAATGGTAATGTTAATTGTTCCATCGACCATTCTCTTCCCTTTAAGATAAAATCTTCATTAGCGAACTATTACACTTTACTAACAAACAGTATTTTAGACCGTGAGGTTGTGTCTGAGTATAACGTCACAGTGACAGCGGTGGACAAAGGTATTCCTTCATTACGTCACAATAAGACCCTTCGCATAAGAATCTCGGATGTGAACGACAATGTGCCAGTGTTCGATAAAAGCGAGTACACAGCTCGGATATTAGAAAACAACTCCCCAGGTGTGTCAATTGGTTTGGTCTACGCCAAAGATGAAGACTGGGGCCAGAATGCCAGGGTCTCCTATTTCTTGGAGGAATCGCAGGTGGGAGGAAATTCAATTGCATCTTTAATATCGATTAATTCTGAAACAGGATTGATTTATGCAGTGAGATCCTTTGATTACGAACAAATCAAAGCTTTTGAATTCCAGGTTAAAGCGCAAGATGGAGGCTCCCCTTCACTTAACAGTAACGTGACTATAAAGTTAATAATTCAAGATCAGAATGACAACACTCCTCAGGTTCTCTACCCAGTACCGACGAGCTCTCTGGTGGCTGAAATGGTGCCTCGTTCAGCAGATGTGGGCTATCTTGTCACTAAAGTGGTGGCTGTTGATATGGACTCTGGACAGAATGCATGGCTCTCATATAAACTGCAGAAAGCGACAGACAGGCCGCTGTTTGAAGTAGGTCTACAGAATGGAGAAATAAGAACTGTACGCCAGGTCAACGATAAAGATGTTGTGAAACAAAAGCTCACTGTTGTAGTGGCGGACAACGGGCAGCCCTCTCGATCAGCTACAGTCAATGTGAACGTGGCAGTGGCGAACAGCTTCCCCGAAGTGATCTCAGAATTCACTGACTTTAGGCATGACACGGATCACAGTGACAACCTGACTTTTTATCTAGTTTTGGCCTTGGCTGTGGTCTCTTTCCTCTTCATCTCGTGTGTATTAGTTATAATATCAGTTAAGATTTACAGGTGGAGACAATCACGCAACTTCCATTCCAATCTCCCAGTGATTCCATATTATCCACCCAGTTACCCAGACGCCGGAGGGACAGGGACTCTGCAGCAGGTGTACAACTATGAGGTGTGCATGACTACTGACACAAGGAAGAGTGACTGTAAATTCGCCAGACCTTTTAGTCAGCACGTTTTAATAATGGACCCGGGCTCTACTATGACCAGAGACCAAGTGACCTTGCAACCTTCTCAGAATGAGAAAAGCTTTCTGGATGACCCGGATTCTCCTGAGCAGGTGAGACGCTGA
- the LOC115105794 gene encoding protocadherin gamma-A11-like isoform X5 translates to MSARNLVCAFDSHASLWLILVSFGCIVHGQVRYSIPEEMAKGSVVGNVAEDLGIDLKRLRSGRARIIAGDNSPYVELNTDKGTLAVSERIDRELLCKQTSPCSFSFELILENPIQLYEVTVEIMDVNDHVPTFPKDEIYIEISESALPGARFLLDSAFDPDVGENTIQSYTLKPTDHFILKQETRADGNKYIDMMLLSPVDRESHEELSLVLTAIDGCHPPKSGMMKINIHVLDVNDNTPVFSKKLYRASVPENAPKGSPVAKVSATDADKGINGEVTFAFRYSADSNNGLFRIDAQSGEIFVFGHLDFEKARKYELNIEAKDHGGFTDSCAVIIDIIDVNDNIPVISLTSFTNPVSENSPPGTTIAVINVKDIDSGENGQVRCSISKDSPFVIRSSLRNYYTLLTDEELNREIVSEYNVTITATDEGSSPLSSNKTITLRVSDVNDNTPIFEKESYITNIVENNSPGVSLFTVRASDADCCQNARVSYILEDSVVNGAPASSLVSINAETGVIYAVRSFDYEQLKDFKINIRAHDGGSPTLSGNASVHVLVLDQNDNPPQVLYPVQTSGALVAEMVPRSADVGYLVTKVVAVDVDSGQNAWLSYKLQKTTDRLLFEVGLQNGEIRTVRQVTDKDTLKQKLTIIVEDNGQPSRSATVNVNVAIANSFPEVLSEYPDFTHDKDYNDNLTFYLILALAVVSLLFIFSIIAIMSVKIYRWKQKKLFYKTAANLPVIPYYPPVYQDGNLGTLQHVYNYEVCGTTDSRMSDVRFARPYSQNTLVDVSRMGTMQREERKQEDADVDGKQNPPNNDWRLNQQGQRPGPSGTYKYSTSTQEIWTPYGKAR, encoded by the coding sequence ATGTCTGCTAGGAATCTGGTATGCGCTTTTGACAGCCATGCGTCACTATGGCTTATCCTCGTTTCATTTGGATGTATAGTCCATGGACAAGTGAGATATTCTATTCCTGAGGAGATGGCGAAAGGCTCGGTCGTGGGTAATGTCGCAGAGGACTTGGGCATTGATCTGAAAAGGCTGAGGAGCGGCCGAGCTCGTATCATAGCCGGGGACAATAGTCCCTATGTCGAGCTGAACACAGACAAAGGAACACTGGCAGTGAGTGAGAGGATAGACCGAGAGCTCTTGTGTAAACAAACTTCTCCATGTAGTTTCAGCTTCGAGCTAATCTTAGAAAACCCTATTCAGCTTTATGAAGTTACCGTAGAAATCATGGATGTCAATGACCACGTTCCTACATTTCCCAAAGATGAAATATATATCGAGATTAGCGAGTCAGCCCTCCCGGGAGCGCGTTTCTTACTAGATAGCGCATTTGATCCAGATGTTGGAGAAAATACAATACAGAGCTACACTCTGAAACCCACTGATCATttcattctgaaacaggaaacTCGTGCAGACGGAAACAAATACATAGACATGATGTTGCTGTCGCCAGTAGACAGGGAGAGCCATGAGGAATTGTCCCTCGTTTTAACCGCAATTGATGGTTGCCATCCACCGAAATCAGGCATGATGAAAATAAATATCCACGTTTTAGACGTAAACGATAACACTCCCGTATTTTCCAAAAAGCTGTATAGGGCGTCAGTTCCAGAAAATGCGCCTAAGGGAAGCCCTGTGGCTAAAGTAAGCGCAACTGATGCAGATAAAGGCATAAACGGAGAGGTGACGTTTGCTTTCAGGTACAGCGCAGACAGTAACAACGGGCTTTTCCGAATCGATGCACAGTCAGGTGAGATTTTCGTTTTTGGACATCTAGATTTTGAAAAAGCTAGAAAGTACGAGTTAAACATCGAAGCCAAAGATCATGGCGGCTTCACTGATTCTTGTGCCGTGATTATTGACATAATTGATGTGAATGATAACATACCTGTCATATCTTTAACATCATTCACGAATCCTGTTTCTGAAAACTCTCCACCTGGAACAACAATCGCAGTGATTAATGTTAAAGACATAGATTCGGGAGAAAATGGACAGGTGCGTTGTAGCATATCAAAAGATTCCCCCTTTGTCATTAGGTCATCATTACGGAATTACTATACGTTATTGACAGATGAAGAATTAAACAGGGAAATAGTATCAGAATATAACGTTACTATAACTGCCACAGATGAAGGCTCGTCCCCTCTCTCTAGTAACAAGACTATTACCTTACGAGTGTCTGACGTCAACGATAACACACCAATATTTGAGAAGGAATCTTATATTACAAATATAGTGGAAAATAATTCACCAGGTGTATCATTATTCACCGTAAGAGCATCAGACGCTGATTGTTGCCAGAACGCACGCGTCTCCTACATCCTTGAGGACTCTGTGGTTAACGGGGCACCAGCTTCCTCCTTAGTTTCAATTAATGCTGAAACTGGTGTTATATATGCGGTGAGATCATTCGATTACGAACAACTTAAAGATTTCAAAATCAATATTAGAGCGCATGATGGTGGTTCTCCTACTCTCAGTGGCAACGCAAGTGTGCATGTACTTGTCCTGGACCAGAATGACAACCCTCCTCAGGttctctacccagtacagacTAGTGGCGCTCTGGTGGCTGAAATGGTACCTCGTTCAGCAGATGTGGGCTATCTTGTCACTAAAGTGGTGGCTGTTGATGTGGACTCTGGACAGAACGCCTGGCTCTCATATAAACTGCAGAAAACGACAGACAGGTTGTTATTTGAAGTGGGCCTACAGAATGGAGAAATAAGAACTGTACGTCAGGTTACTGATAAAGATACTCTGAAACAAAAGCTCACAATTATAGTTGAGGACAACGGACAGCCCTCTCGATCAGCTACAGTCAACGTGAATGTAGCGATTGCTAATAGCTTCCCCGAAGTACTCTCAGAATACCCTGACTTTACGCACGACAAGGATTATAATGATAACCTGactttttatttaattttggCACTTGCTGTGGTTTCACTGCTTTTCATTTTTTCGATTATTGCTATAATGTCCGTGAAAATCTACCGGTGGAAACAGAAAAAACTATTCTATAAAACTGCAGCAAATCTTCCCGTTATCCCATATTACCCACCCGTTTACCAAGATGGAAACCTGGGAACCCTACAGCATGTATACAACTATGAGGTGTGTGGAACCACTGACTCTAGGATGAGTGATGTGAGGTTTGCGAGGCCGTATAGCCAGAACACACTGGTGGATGTGAGTCGAATGGGGACAATGCAGCGAGAAGAGAGAAAGCAGGAAGACGCTGATGTCGATGGAAAG